The Candidatus Deferrimicrobiaceae bacterium nucleotide sequence AGGTTCGAGGAGCTGCTGGCAACGGTCCGGGAGCTCGGCGTGGAGATGCGCAGCTGTCTCATCAGCCCGGAAACGAAGGGGGCGGACCGGATGGTGGTCCTCCTCCGGCTCGACACGGTCAACGGGCCGATGGTCCGGGGAGCGCTCCGGGCGAAGAAGTTCGAGGTCCTGGACCCCGCCTCCGATTCTCTTTAGGGGATCACCTCGCCCTGCGCCCCACGAGCCGCCGCAGCACGTACGGAAGAATCCCTCCGTTCCTGTAGTACCGGGACTCCTCCGGGGTGTCGACCCGGGCAGTCGCGGAGAACGTCTTCTCCGTCCCGTCCAGGGTGGCGCGCACGGTCAGACGCTTCCCCGGCGCAATCCCGCCGGAAATCCCTTCGATCGCATACGTCTCCTTCCCGGTAAGCCCGAGGGACTCCCGGCTCGTCCCGCGTTCGAACTCCAGAGGGAGGATTCCCATCCCGACGAGGTTGCTCCGGTGGATCCGCTCGAAGCTCTCCGCCAGTACCGCCTGCACGCCGAGGAGCTTCGGCCCCTTGGCCGCCCAGTCCCGGGAGGAGCCGGAGCCGTATTCCTTCCCCGCGATGACGAGAAGAGGGACGCCCTCCTCCCCGTACCGCATCGCAGCGTCGTAGATCGACATCTTCTCTCCGTCCGGCAGGTGCGCCGTCCATCCCCCTTCCGTGCCGGGCACGAGGAGATTGCGCAGGCGGATGTTGGCGAATGTCCCGCGCATCATGACCTCGTGGTTCCCCCGCCGGCTTCCGAAGGAGTTGAACTCCTCCTTCGCCACGCCGTGCCCGAGGAGGTACTTCCCCGCCGGGCCGTCCGCCGGGATGTCCCCTGCCGGGGAGATATGGTCGGTGGTCACCGAGTCCCCCAGCACGGCAAGGACCCGCAGCCCTCGCAGGTCCCCCGGGGGAACCGGCTTGGGGGGGAGGTTGGTGAAGAAGGGGGGATGCTTGACGTAGGTGGAGGAAGGCTCCCACGCGAAACATTCCTCCTTCGGGACCGGGAGTCCCTTCCACGCCTCGTCTCCCTCGAACACCGCCGCGTACTCCTTCCGGAACATCTCCGCGCCGACGGAGGATCGGACCGCTTCCGTAATCTCCTCCGGCGTCGGCCAGATCTCGCGGAGCATGACGGGGTGGCCGTTGGGGTCGAACGCCACGGGTTCCTTATACAGATCGATGTCCATGTTCCCGGCGAGGGCGTAGGCGACGACAAGCGGGGGGGAAGCGAGGTAGTTGGCCCGGGTCAATGGGTGGATGCGCCCCTCGAAGTTGCGGTTCCCCGAGAGGACGGAGGCGGCGACCAGATTCCCCCGGCGGATCCCCTCGGCGATCGGCTCCGGGAGGGGGCCCGAGTTGCCGATGCAGGTGGTACAGCCGTATCCGACCAGGTGGAATCCCAACGCTTCGAGATAGGGGGTCAGGCCGGCCTTGGCCAGGTACAGGCTCACGACTTTCGACCCCGGGGCAAGGCTTGTCTTCACCCACGGTTTCGTGCGCAGCCCCCGTTCGACCGCCTTCTTGGCAAGCAGCCCGGCGCCGAGCATGACGGCCGGGTTGGAGGTGTTCGTGCAGCTGGTGATCGCCGCGATCACAACCGACCCGTCGTAGAGCCGGAAAGAGGTCCTGCCGAAGTTGACCGTCACGCCGCTCTCCGCGGAATTTTCCGGCGGCGGGAGGTTCGTCTCTCCCGCGGTGCTCCCTCCCTCCGCGTGCCACCGCTCCTGTTCGTCGTGGGAGGGCGCTTTCGGTTCCTTCCCCCAGCCGACGAGGGCGTTGGAGAACGAAACCCGGGCTTCCCGCAGAAGCACGCGGTCCTGCGGCCTCTTCGGTCCGGCCAGGCAGGGTTCGACGGTGGCCAGATCGAGCGACAGGGTGTCCGAGAAGGCGGGGTCGGGGGAGTCGTCGGCGCGGAACAACCCCTGGAGCTTGCAATACGCCTCGACGAGGGCAACCTGCTCCCGCTCCCGGCCGGTGAACAGAAGGTAGGAAAGGGTCTCCTGGTCCACCGGGAAGAAGCCGATGGTGGCGCCGTACTCGGGGGACATGTTGGAGATCGTCGCCCGGTCGGGCAGCGAGAGGGAGGAAAGCCCCGGGCCGTGGAACTCGACGAATTTGCCCACGACCCCCTTCGCCCGCAGCATCTGGGTGACGGTCAGCACGAGATCGGTCGCCGTGGCCCCGGCGGGGAGCCGCCCGGAGAGCCGGAACCCCACCACATCGGGCACGAGCATGGAAACCGGCTGCCCGAGGAGCGCAGCCTCCGCCTCGATCCCCCCCACGCCCCACCCGACGACTCCCAGCCCGTTGATCATCGGCGTGTGGGAATCGGTCCCGACGAGGGTGTCGGGGTAGGCCTGGGTGCCCCGCCCGGCCCTCTTCCGGAAGACCACGGGGGCGAGATACTCGAGGTTCACCTGGTGGCAGATCCCGGTCCCCGGGGGGACCACCCGCAGGTTCCGGAACGCCTCCTGTCCCCACCGCAGGAAGGCGTACCGCTCCCCGTTTCGCTCCATCTCGCGCGCCACGTTCGCCCCGAAGGATCCGGTCGACCCGAACCGGTCCACCTGGACGGAGTGGTCGATGATCAGGTCGGCGGGCATCTGCGGGTTGATCTTTTTCGGGTCGCCCCCCATCCGGCGGGCGGCGTCGCGCATGGCGGCCAGATCGACCAGGGCCGGCACGCCGGTGAAATCCTGAAGCAGCACGCGCGCGGGACGAAACGCGATCTCCCGATCCGGGGGAGAGCCCGGTTCCCAGCGGGCCAGAGCCTCGATGTCCTCGGAGCGCACCGACGTTCCGTCCTCGTGGCGCAGCAGGTTCTCCAGGAGAACCTTGAGGGACAAGGGCAGGCGGGAGACATTTCCCACCCCCCTTCTCTCGAGAGCGTCCAGGCGGAAGATCTCGTAGCTCCTTCTCCCGATGGTCTCCCCGGTCCTGGCGCCGAAACTGTCGGCCGGCTTTTTTCCCATGGCCCCCTCCGCTTGCAGGTGATAAAAAAATGGTACCACGGACGCCGTTTCCCTTCCCTTCCGG carries:
- the acnA gene encoding aconitate hydratase AcnA, producing MGKKPADSFGARTGETIGRRSYEIFRLDALERRGVGNVSRLPLSLKVLLENLLRHEDGTSVRSEDIEALARWEPGSPPDREIAFRPARVLLQDFTGVPALVDLAAMRDAARRMGGDPKKINPQMPADLIIDHSVQVDRFGSTGSFGANVAREMERNGERYAFLRWGQEAFRNLRVVPPGTGICHQVNLEYLAPVVFRKRAGRGTQAYPDTLVGTDSHTPMINGLGVVGWGVGGIEAEAALLGQPVSMLVPDVVGFRLSGRLPAGATATDLVLTVTQMLRAKGVVGKFVEFHGPGLSSLSLPDRATISNMSPEYGATIGFFPVDQETLSYLLFTGREREQVALVEAYCKLQGLFRADDSPDPAFSDTLSLDLATVEPCLAGPKRPQDRVLLREARVSFSNALVGWGKEPKAPSHDEQERWHAEGGSTAGETNLPPPENSAESGVTVNFGRTSFRLYDGSVVIAAITSCTNTSNPAVMLGAGLLAKKAVERGLRTKPWVKTSLAPGSKVVSLYLAKAGLTPYLEALGFHLVGYGCTTCIGNSGPLPEPIAEGIRRGNLVAASVLSGNRNFEGRIHPLTRANYLASPPLVVAYALAGNMDIDLYKEPVAFDPNGHPVMLREIWPTPEEITEAVRSSVGAEMFRKEYAAVFEGDEAWKGLPVPKEECFAWEPSSTYVKHPPFFTNLPPKPVPPGDLRGLRVLAVLGDSVTTDHISPAGDIPADGPAGKYLLGHGVAKEEFNSFGSRRGNHEVMMRGTFANIRLRNLLVPGTEGGWTAHLPDGEKMSIYDAAMRYGEEGVPLLVIAGKEYGSGSSRDWAAKGPKLLGVQAVLAESFERIHRSNLVGMGILPLEFERGTSRESLGLTGKETYAIEGISGGIAPGKRLTVRATLDGTEKTFSATARVDTPEESRYYRNGGILPYVLRRLVGRRAR